One segment of Panicum virgatum strain AP13 chromosome 3K, P.virgatum_v5, whole genome shotgun sequence DNA contains the following:
- the LOC120698750 gene encoding uncharacterized protein LOC120698750 isoform X5: MRRKMVLPLRTAAAAAVLVAIAVLVSGGAAAEVGPQRILLDTDMDTDDLLALLYILKQNRSEFDLKAVSISVNAWSDAGHAVNHLYDILYMMGRDDILVGVGGDGGISDSGTIYSNVGGYLPMIDQGMTTVGGCRYRQAIPLEGGGRLDKDTNFGIRRGFLPQGDRRYTPVQQPTTQQVMVDTISAGPTTVILIGSHTNFAIFLMTHPHLKRNVEHIYIMGGGVRSKNPTGCCPKNITTSCTPQQCGDHGNLFTSYSTNPNAEFNIFEDPFSSYQVFHSGIPITLVPLDATNTIPINQEFFYEFQQHQSTYEAQYCFKALKMARDTWFNDQFYISYFMWDSFTSGVAISSMRNEKNGEFGNDFAELEYMNITVITSNKPYGVNDGSNPLFDGRTTPKFGLQKGGVHSGHVQNGITDSFCRIEGSNKGRCEDGYTKEVSSPEAAHIRVATKAKQNMDKYSPLDREFFKSFLEYADSGTLFDKSCFTCNPACTCLW; this comes from the exons AtgaggaggaagatggtgcTGCCCCtacggacggcggcggccgcggcggttcTGGTGGCCATCGCCGTCCTCGTTTCCGgtggcgccgcggcggaggtggggccGCAGCGGATCCTGCTGGACACGGACATGGACACCGACGACTTGCTCGCGCTGCTCTACATCCTCAAGCAGAACCGCTCAGAGTTTGACCTCAAG GCAGTTTCCATCAGCGTCAATGCGTGGAGTGATGCTGGACATGCTGTGAATCATCTGTATGATATACTCTATATGATGGGCCGTGATGACATTCTGGTTGGTGTTGGTGGGGATGGTGGAATTTCAGACTCTGGCACCATATATTCAAATGTTGGTGGTTATTTGCCAATGATTGATCAG GGCATGACAACAGTCGGAGGCTGCCGGTATAGGCAAGCAATTCCACTAGAAGGTGGTGGACGGTTAGATAAGGACACAAACTTTGGAATTAGAAGGGGTTTCCTTCCACAG GGTGATAGAAGGTATACACCAGTTCAACAACCTACAACACAACAAGTAATGGTAGACACAATATCTGCTGGCCCTACAACTGTCATCCTCATAGGATCACATACAAACTTTGCCATTTTTCTCATGACTCATCCACACCTGAAAAGAAACGTGGAGCACATATACATTATGGGTGGTGGGGTGAGATCAAAGAATCCTACAGGTTGCTGTCCAAAAAATATTACCACCTCTTGCACACCACAGCAATGTGGTGACCATGGTAACTTGTTTACTAGTTACTCTACCAACCCAAATGCAGAATTCAACATATTTGAAGATCCTTTCTCTTCATATCAG GTGTTTCATTCTGGCATTCCAATCACACTTGTTCCTCTTGACGCAACTAATACAATTCCAATCAACCAAGAATTCTTCTATGAATTCCAACAACATCAGAGTACTTATGAGGCACAATACTGTTTCAAAGCTTTAAAGATGGCACGAGACACATGGTTCAATGATCAATTCTATATA AGCTATTTTATGTGGGACTCCTTTACTTCTGGTGTTGCCATCTCCAGCATGCGCAATGAGAAGAACGGTGAATTTGGAAATGATTTTGCTGAGCTTGAATATATGAACATTACAGTTATAACTTCAAACAAACCATATGGTGTGAATGATGGCTCAAACCCATTATTTGATGGCCGCACCACTCCCAAGTTTGGTCTTCAAAAAGGTGGAGTTCATAGCGGTCATGTTCAAAATGGAATTACAGATAGCTTTTGTCGCATCGAGGGAAGTAACAAAGGAAGATGTGAG GATGGATACACTAAGGAAGTCTCCAGTCCAGAAGCAGCCCACATTCGTGTTGCTACGAAGGCTAAACAGAACATGGATAAGTATAGCCCTCTGGACAGGGAGTTTTTCAAAAGTTTCCTAGAG TATGCGGATAGCGGGACCTTATTTGACAAGTCATGTTTTACCTGCAATCCTGCATGCACATGCCTTTGGTGA
- the LOC120698750 gene encoding uncharacterized protein LOC120698750 isoform X6, with product MRRKMVLPLRTAAAAAVLVAIAVLVSGGAAAEVGPQRILLDTDMDTDDLLALLYILKQNRSEFDLKAVSISVNAWSDAGHAVNHLYDILYMMGRDDILVGVGGDGGISDSGTIYSNVGGYLPMIDQGMTTVGGCRYRQAIPLEGGGRLDKDTNFGIRRGFLPQGDRRYTPVQQPTTQQVMVDTISAGPTTVILIGSHTNFAIFLMTHPHLKRNVEHIYIMGGGVRSKNPTGCCPKNITTSCTPQQCGDHGNLFTSYSTNPNAEFNIFEDPFSSYQ from the exons AtgaggaggaagatggtgcTGCCCCtacggacggcggcggccgcggcggttcTGGTGGCCATCGCCGTCCTCGTTTCCGgtggcgccgcggcggaggtggggccGCAGCGGATCCTGCTGGACACGGACATGGACACCGACGACTTGCTCGCGCTGCTCTACATCCTCAAGCAGAACCGCTCAGAGTTTGACCTCAAG GCAGTTTCCATCAGCGTCAATGCGTGGAGTGATGCTGGACATGCTGTGAATCATCTGTATGATATACTCTATATGATGGGCCGTGATGACATTCTGGTTGGTGTTGGTGGGGATGGTGGAATTTCAGACTCTGGCACCATATATTCAAATGTTGGTGGTTATTTGCCAATGATTGATCAG GGCATGACAACAGTCGGAGGCTGCCGGTATAGGCAAGCAATTCCACTAGAAGGTGGTGGACGGTTAGATAAGGACACAAACTTTGGAATTAGAAGGGGTTTCCTTCCACAG GGTGATAGAAGGTATACACCAGTTCAACAACCTACAACACAACAAGTAATGGTAGACACAATATCTGCTGGCCCTACAACTGTCATCCTCATAGGATCACATACAAACTTTGCCATTTTTCTCATGACTCATCCACACCTGAAAAGAAACGTGGAGCACATATACATTATGGGTGGTGGGGTGAGATCAAAGAATCCTACAGGTTGCTGTCCAAAAAATATTACCACCTCTTGCACACCACAGCAATGTGGTGACCATGGTAACTTGTTTACTAGTTACTCTACCAACCCAAATGCAGAATTCAACATATTTGAAGATCCTTTCTCTTCATATCAG TGA